In one Methanomassiliicoccales archaeon genomic region, the following are encoded:
- a CDS encoding UvrD-helicase domain-containing protein, protein MTRSLCDAQEECTETQKEAVKYDEGPLLIVAGPGTGKTRVIIEKVAYLIKKENVDPGSILVITFTEKAAEELKNRLRKCVGLDVERMQVSTIHSFCNRILREYSEYHDLGAGFDILDNDDQLIFIRSHFYKLGLNKYIR, encoded by the coding sequence ATGACCAGATCATTATGCGATGCCCAGGAGGAATGTACAGAAACCCAAAAAGAGGCCGTTAAATACGATGAAGGTCCGCTGCTTATAGTTGCCGGGCCAGGGACGGGTAAAACCCGTGTAATCATCGAGAAAGTGGCCTATCTTATAAAAAAGGAGAATGTGGACCCAGGGAGCATACTTGTCATAACATTCACTGAGAAAGCTGCCGAGGAACTTAAAAATCGTTTAAGAAAATGTGTGGGTTTAGACGTTGAGAGGATGCAAGTTTCCACCATCCATTCATTCTGCAATAGGATCCTGCGCGAATACAGTGAATATCATGATCTTGGCGCTGGCTTCGACATCCTAGACAACGATGACCAGTTAATCTTCATAAGATCCCATTTCTACAAGCTAGGACTCAACAAGTATATTAGAAT